The Amycolatopsis sp. DG1A-15b genome window below encodes:
- a CDS encoding bacterial proteasome activator family protein — MEHMTEPNFTAGDPGQESSPHVVVVGPDGTPVGATQLPSPGPDGEHPESVGDLVEEPAKVMRIGTMIKQLLEEVRAAPLDDASRTRVREIHQTSIRELEKALAPELQDELERLVRPFTDDSTPSDAELRIAQAQLVGWLEGLFSGIQTALFAQQMAARVQLEQMRRGLPAGPSGAAGHGHEHGPGISGTGQYL; from the coding sequence ATGGAGCACATGACCGAGCCGAACTTCACAGCGGGTGACCCGGGCCAGGAATCTTCACCCCACGTGGTGGTCGTCGGACCGGACGGCACGCCGGTGGGCGCCACTCAGCTGCCGTCCCCCGGCCCCGACGGAGAGCACCCCGAGTCGGTGGGTGACCTCGTCGAGGAGCCGGCGAAGGTGATGCGCATCGGCACGATGATCAAGCAGCTGCTGGAGGAGGTCCGGGCGGCCCCGCTGGACGACGCGTCGCGGACCCGGGTGCGCGAGATCCACCAGACGTCGATCCGCGAGCTGGAGAAGGCGCTGGCGCCGGAGCTGCAGGACGAGCTGGAGAGGCTGGTCCGCCCGTTCACCGACGACTCGACGCCGTCGGACGCGGAGCTGCGGATCGCGCAGGCCCAGCTGGTCGGCTGGCTGGAGGGGCTGTTCAGCGGAATCCAGACGGCGCTGTTCGCCCAGCAGATGGCCGCCCGCGTCCAGCTGGAGCAGATGCGGCGCGGGCTGCCGGCGGGCCCATCGGGCGCGGCCGGACACGGGCACGAGCACGGACCGGGCATTTCGGGAACGGGCCAGTACCTCTGA
- a CDS encoding cysteine desulfurase-like protein yields the protein MAFDVARIRGLFPALGDGWIHFDGAAGMLVPEQVASAVSTAMRAPVSGPGGAFPASQRAESIVTAARRAVADLVGADPAAVVLGPSAPVMLRRLVDALAERWTIGDELVVSRLDEQANLAPWQRAAKRVGAVVRWGEIDIETCELPAWQYEQLVSARTKAVAVTLASGSVGTRPDVPTIIEFAKRVGALVVVDATYAAPFLPLDINALGADVMVVSAQAWGGPSVGALVFRDPELIERIPSASLDPMARGAARLELGPHAYPLLAGLIASIDYLSGLDDAATGSRRERLVTSLGSAKSYHAGLLAQLSTELLSLRHIMVIGNAMRRIPALAFAVAGKKSPEVAEYLAKQGLCAFADDGTSGVFASLGVGEVGGAVRIGLAHYSNVFEINQLVRVLDELR from the coding sequence ATGGCGTTCGACGTCGCTCGTATCCGTGGGCTCTTTCCCGCGCTGGGTGACGGCTGGATTCACTTCGACGGCGCCGCCGGAATGCTGGTCCCGGAACAGGTCGCTTCGGCCGTTTCCACGGCGATGCGCGCCCCGGTGTCCGGGCCGGGCGGAGCGTTTCCGGCCTCACAACGCGCGGAAAGCATCGTGACCGCGGCCCGCCGGGCCGTGGCCGACCTGGTCGGGGCCGACCCTGCTGCCGTCGTGCTCGGGCCGAGCGCGCCGGTGATGCTGCGCCGGCTCGTCGACGCGCTCGCCGAGCGCTGGACCATCGGCGACGAACTCGTCGTCTCGAGGCTCGACGAGCAGGCGAACCTCGCTCCCTGGCAGCGCGCCGCCAAGCGCGTCGGTGCCGTCGTGCGCTGGGGTGAGATCGACATCGAGACCTGCGAGCTGCCGGCGTGGCAGTACGAGCAGCTCGTGTCGGCGCGCACCAAGGCCGTCGCCGTCACGCTCGCGTCCGGTTCCGTCGGCACCCGGCCGGACGTGCCGACGATCATCGAGTTCGCCAAGCGGGTCGGCGCGCTCGTCGTCGTCGACGCCACCTACGCCGCGCCGTTCCTGCCGCTCGACATCAACGCGCTCGGCGCCGACGTCATGGTCGTGTCCGCGCAGGCCTGGGGTGGCCCCTCGGTGGGCGCGCTGGTCTTCCGCGACCCCGAGCTGATCGAGCGGATCCCGTCGGCTTCGCTCGACCCGATGGCCCGCGGTGCCGCCCGGCTGGAGCTCGGCCCGCACGCCTACCCGCTGCTGGCCGGCCTGATCGCGTCGATCGACTACCTCTCCGGCCTCGACGACGCCGCCACCGGCTCACGGCGCGAGCGCCTGGTCACCTCGCTCGGGTCGGCGAAGTCCTACCACGCCGGGCTCCTCGCCCAGCTGTCCACGGAACTGCTGTCGCTGCGGCACATCATGGTCATCGGCAACGCCATGCGCCGGATCCCCGCGCTCGCCTTCGCCGTCGCCGGCAAGAAGTCGCCCGAGGTCGCCGAGTACCTGGCGAAGCAGGGCTTGTGCGCCTTCGCCGACGACGGCACGAGCGGCGTCTTCGCGTCACTCGGCGTCGGAGAAGTGGGCGGCGCCGTGCGGATCGGGCTCGCCCACTACTCCAACGTCTTCGAGATCAACCAGCTCGTGCGGGTCCTCGACGAACTGCGCTGA
- a CDS encoding NAD(P)H-quinone oxidoreductase, translated as MYAITIREPGDPDVLEWAEVADPRPGPGEVLLEAAASAVNRADLLQRQGHYPPPPGASETLGLECSGTIAELGEGVEGWNVGDEVCALLSGGGYAEKVVVPAGQLLPVPGEIDLLTAAALPEVACTVWANVVMHAKLTEGEVLLVHGGAGGIGTHAIQVGKALGATVAVTAGSPERLESCRQLGADITINYKDQDFVEVLKKETGGANVILDNMGASYLGRNVDALQQDGRLVIIGMQGGVKGELNVGALLGKRASVFAAGLRFRPLDQKAAIVADVRERLWPLVAEGLVKPIVGQVVPMAEAATAHRILEEGSVFGKVLLAAKS; from the coding sequence ATGTACGCGATCACCATCCGTGAACCAGGTGACCCGGACGTTCTCGAGTGGGCGGAGGTCGCGGATCCGCGTCCCGGCCCCGGCGAGGTGCTGCTGGAGGCCGCGGCGAGCGCGGTGAACCGCGCGGATCTGCTGCAGCGCCAGGGCCACTACCCGCCGCCTCCCGGCGCGAGCGAAACCCTCGGCCTCGAGTGCTCCGGCACGATCGCGGAACTCGGCGAAGGTGTCGAGGGCTGGAACGTCGGCGACGAGGTCTGCGCCCTGCTCTCCGGTGGCGGTTACGCGGAGAAGGTCGTCGTCCCGGCGGGGCAGCTGCTGCCGGTGCCGGGCGAGATCGACCTGCTCACCGCGGCCGCGTTGCCCGAGGTGGCCTGCACGGTGTGGGCGAACGTCGTGATGCATGCGAAGCTCACCGAAGGCGAGGTGCTGCTGGTCCACGGCGGCGCCGGCGGCATCGGCACGCACGCCATCCAGGTCGGCAAGGCGCTCGGCGCCACCGTCGCCGTCACCGCGGGCTCGCCGGAGCGGCTCGAAAGCTGCCGCCAGCTCGGCGCCGACATCACGATCAACTACAAGGACCAGGACTTCGTCGAGGTCCTCAAGAAGGAAACGGGTGGCGCGAACGTCATCCTCGACAACATGGGCGCGTCCTACCTGGGCCGCAACGTCGATGCGCTGCAGCAGGACGGGCGGCTGGTCATCATCGGCATGCAGGGCGGCGTGAAGGGCGAGCTGAACGTCGGCGCGCTGCTGGGGAAGCGGGCTTCGGTGTTCGCCGCGGGCCTGCGGTTCCGGCCGCTCGACCAGAAGGCGGCGATCGTCGCCGACGTCCGCGAGCGCCTGTGGCCGCTGGTCGCCGAGGGTCTCGTCAAGCCGATCGTCGGCCAGGTCGTGCCCATGGCCGAAGCCGCGACCGCCCACCGGATCCTCGAAGAGGGCAGTGTCTTCGGCAAGGTGCTGCTGGCGGCGAAGTCCTGA
- a CDS encoding M28 family metallopeptidase: MSPFRTKFLPPLALAAGATLVLGLTPAAAADTLPDGPALAKQLVKKVDANGVNRHLIALQRIADTNGGTRAASTEGHAKSAEYIATKLQAAGFQITRQEFPFTYSETLAEKLTAGGANVPIIAMEYTTSTPVGGITAPLAVVAVDDTSGCEATDYTADVAGKIALIKRGGCSFAQKQQTAAAAGAIGAIVYNNTDGDLNGTLGGPENAKIPTGGVTAAAGAQLATLGGQNVTLELRAFQEARTSYNVIAETKTGRKDNVVMLGSHLDSVPAGPGINDNGSGSATLLETALQLGSSPKVNNAVRFGFWSAEEFGLIGSTYYVDQLTFEQQLDIALYLNFDMIGSPNAGYFAYDGDNSDGVGAGAGPYGSAQIEKTFVDFMQAARGVPLEGTDFTGRSDYGEFIAVGIPAGGLDTGAEGLKTPAQAAKWGGTAGVAFDPCYHQACDNLGNIDRVALDRNADGVAWALGLYATSTESVNGVQPGKAKAAKQKAAERGAQRNFSARAVAGDPHALTA; the protein is encoded by the coding sequence ATGTCACCCTTTAGAACGAAGTTTCTTCCGCCGCTTGCTTTGGCCGCCGGCGCGACGCTGGTGCTCGGCCTGACCCCGGCCGCCGCCGCGGACACCCTTCCCGACGGGCCGGCCCTGGCGAAGCAGCTCGTCAAGAAGGTCGACGCCAACGGCGTCAACCGGCACCTGATCGCCCTCCAGCGCATCGCCGACACCAACGGCGGCACGCGGGCGGCGAGCACCGAGGGGCACGCGAAGTCCGCCGAGTACATCGCGACCAAGCTCCAGGCGGCCGGGTTCCAGATCACCCGCCAGGAGTTCCCGTTCACCTACTCGGAGACCCTCGCCGAGAAGCTGACCGCGGGCGGCGCGAACGTCCCGATCATCGCCATGGAGTACACGACGTCGACGCCGGTCGGCGGCATCACCGCGCCGCTCGCCGTGGTCGCCGTCGACGACACCAGCGGCTGCGAAGCCACCGACTACACCGCGGACGTCGCGGGCAAGATCGCCCTGATCAAGCGCGGCGGCTGCTCGTTCGCGCAGAAGCAGCAGACGGCCGCGGCCGCGGGCGCGATCGGCGCGATCGTCTACAACAACACCGACGGCGACCTGAACGGGACGCTCGGGGGCCCGGAGAACGCGAAGATCCCCACCGGGGGCGTGACGGCGGCCGCGGGGGCGCAGCTGGCCACGCTCGGCGGGCAGAACGTGACGCTGGAGCTGCGGGCCTTCCAGGAGGCGCGGACCAGCTACAACGTCATCGCCGAGACCAAGACCGGGCGCAAGGACAACGTCGTGATGCTGGGGTCGCACCTCGACAGCGTCCCGGCCGGCCCGGGCATCAACGACAACGGTTCCGGCTCGGCGACCCTGCTCGAGACCGCGCTGCAGCTGGGGAGCAGCCCGAAGGTCAACAACGCCGTGCGCTTCGGCTTCTGGAGCGCGGAGGAGTTCGGCCTGATCGGCTCCACCTACTACGTCGACCAGCTGACCTTCGAGCAGCAGCTCGACATCGCGCTGTACCTCAACTTCGACATGATCGGCTCGCCGAACGCCGGCTACTTCGCCTACGACGGGGACAACTCCGACGGCGTCGGCGCGGGCGCGGGCCCGTACGGCTCGGCGCAGATCGAGAAGACCTTCGTCGACTTCATGCAGGCCGCGCGGGGCGTGCCCCTCGAGGGCACCGACTTCACCGGCCGCTCGGACTACGGCGAGTTCATCGCCGTCGGCATCCCGGCGGGCGGCCTGGACACCGGCGCCGAGGGGCTGAAGACCCCGGCGCAGGCGGCGAAGTGGGGCGGCACGGCCGGCGTCGCGTTCGACCCCTGCTACCACCAGGCCTGCGACAACCTGGGCAACATCGACCGGGTCGCGCTGGACCGCAACGCCGACGGGGTCGCCTGGGCCCTCGGCCTCTACGCGACGAGCACCGAGAGCGTCAACGGCGTCCAGCCGGGCAAGGCCAAGGCGGCCAAGCAGAAGGCCGCCGAACGCGGTGCGCAGCGGAACTTCTCCGCCCGCGCCGTGGCCGGTGACCCGCACGCGCTGACTGCCTGA
- a CDS encoding neutral zinc metallopeptidase has protein sequence MRFDDDAGLDASEVQDLRGSGGGGGGIGGRVALGGGGLGVVGLIIYFVLSQLGGVSVPSGSGLGGGLGSVGSGQQVDNSKLQSECKKGADANKNHDCAIVAIVNSVQDYWAQQFARSGSTYQKAPTKFFNGGVGTGCGSATSDTGPFYCPADSDVYIDLSFFDELKTRFGAQGGLFTEAYVLAHEYGHHVQNLLGTSKKGTGSGPTSGSVRLELQADCYAGVWANHASTTPTESGKPLITDVTQDDVNSALDTASRIGDDYIQENLGGGQVDRSKFTHGTSAQRKKWFTTGFQTGEPARCDTFGTNNLG, from the coding sequence GTGAGATTCGACGACGACGCCGGCCTGGACGCTTCCGAAGTCCAGGACCTGCGTGGAAGCGGTGGAGGCGGCGGCGGGATCGGCGGCCGCGTGGCGCTCGGCGGCGGTGGACTCGGCGTCGTCGGGCTGATCATCTACTTCGTGTTGTCCCAGCTCGGCGGGGTCAGCGTGCCGAGCGGAAGCGGTCTGGGCGGTGGTCTCGGCAGCGTCGGGTCCGGCCAGCAGGTCGACAACTCCAAGCTCCAGAGCGAGTGCAAGAAGGGCGCGGACGCCAACAAGAACCACGACTGCGCCATCGTCGCGATCGTCAACTCCGTCCAGGACTACTGGGCGCAGCAGTTCGCTCGCTCCGGCTCGACGTACCAGAAGGCGCCGACGAAGTTCTTCAACGGCGGCGTGGGCACCGGCTGCGGCAGCGCCACCTCCGACACCGGCCCGTTCTACTGCCCGGCCGACTCAGACGTCTACATCGACCTCTCCTTCTTCGACGAGCTGAAGACCCGCTTCGGCGCGCAGGGCGGCCTCTTCACCGAGGCGTACGTGCTCGCCCACGAGTACGGCCACCACGTGCAGAACCTGCTCGGCACCTCGAAGAAGGGCACCGGCAGCGGCCCGACGTCCGGTTCGGTCCGCCTGGAGCTGCAGGCCGACTGCTACGCCGGCGTCTGGGCCAACCACGCCTCGACGACGCCGACCGAGAGCGGCAAGCCGCTGATCACCGACGTCACCCAGGACGACGTCAACTCCGCGCTGGACACCGCGTCCCGCATCGGCGATGACTACATCCAGGAGAACCTCGGCGGCGGCCAGGTCGACCGGTCGAAGTTCACCCACGGCACGTCGGCGCAGCGCAAGAAGTGGTTCACCACCGGTTTCCAGACCGGCGAACCGGCCCGCTGCGACACCTTCGGCACGAACAACCTGGGCTAG
- a CDS encoding MarR family transcriptional regulator codes for MTEERAVRWLNEAEMAAWRSYIVATLLLRQRLHRELSDRHEVSLTDYEVLVCLQFQPEHRMRMSELAVYMGSTKSKLSHQVGRLEDAGMVRRARDPEDKRGVITELTDEGEALLEKAAPTHVEGVREHLIDLLSPEEQATIAAAFERVRRHLLEEEG; via the coding sequence ATGACCGAGGAGCGTGCTGTGCGGTGGTTGAACGAGGCCGAGATGGCGGCGTGGCGCTCCTACATCGTGGCGACCCTCCTGCTGCGGCAGCGGCTGCACCGCGAACTGTCCGATCGCCACGAGGTGTCGCTGACCGACTACGAGGTGCTCGTCTGCCTGCAGTTCCAGCCCGAGCACCGGATGCGGATGTCGGAGCTGGCGGTCTACATGGGGTCGACGAAGAGCAAGCTTTCGCACCAGGTCGGCCGGCTGGAGGACGCGGGCATGGTCCGGCGGGCCCGTGACCCGGAGGACAAGCGCGGGGTCATCACCGAGCTGACCGATGAGGGCGAGGCGCTGCTGGAGAAGGCGGCGCCGACGCACGTCGAAGGCGTGCGCGAGCACCTCATCGACCTGCTGAGCCCCGAGGAGCAGGCGACGATCGCCGCCGCGTTCGAGCGCGTGCGGCGGCACCTGCTGGAGGAGGAAGGCTGA
- a CDS encoding patatin-like phospholipase family protein, translating to MIVAVDAETGEPRRFDRTSGVSLVDAVAASCAVPGVWPAVTIDGRRYVDGGVRSAENADYATGFTRVTVVSPLGVDAPLPMEKPLPAVLDDLRAAGAEVTLITPDEAAKAAVGDNPLDPATRTPAAEAGRAQGAALELTWS from the coding sequence GTGATCGTGGCGGTCGACGCGGAGACCGGCGAACCGCGGCGCTTCGACCGCACGTCCGGCGTCTCGCTGGTCGACGCGGTGGCGGCGAGCTGCGCGGTCCCCGGCGTCTGGCCGGCGGTGACCATCGACGGCCGCCGGTACGTCGACGGCGGCGTCCGCTCGGCCGAGAACGCCGACTACGCGACCGGCTTCACCCGCGTGACGGTGGTTTCGCCGCTGGGAGTGGACGCCCCGCTGCCGATGGAGAAGCCGCTGCCCGCCGTGCTGGACGACCTGCGCGCGGCGGGCGCGGAGGTCACGCTGATCACGCCGGACGAGGCAGCGAAGGCAGCGGTCGGCGACAACCCGCTGGACCCGGCCACGCGCACGCCGGCCGCCGAAGCGGGCCGCGCGCAGGGCGCGGCGCTCGAGCTGACCTGGAGCTAG
- a CDS encoding patatin-like phospholipase family protein, with protein MGGQALVLGGGGVAGIAWTTGLLVGLAEHGQDLTGADLLVGTSAGSVVAAQVASGLPLAELYARQADPAHQTREIPAEIDFEKFAADFGGAVTGASDPAEVRRAVGRLALAAETVSEADRREVIAARLPVHE; from the coding sequence ATGGGCGGACAAGCTTTGGTTTTGGGTGGCGGCGGGGTCGCCGGAATCGCGTGGACGACGGGATTGCTGGTGGGTCTGGCCGAACACGGCCAGGACCTGACGGGCGCGGACCTGCTCGTCGGGACGTCGGCGGGGTCGGTCGTGGCGGCGCAGGTGGCGAGCGGCCTGCCGCTCGCCGAGCTGTACGCGCGCCAGGCCGATCCGGCGCACCAGACGCGGGAGATCCCGGCGGAAATCGACTTCGAGAAGTTCGCCGCCGACTTCGGCGGCGCGGTCACCGGCGCGAGCGACCCGGCCGAGGTGCGGCGGGCCGTGGGGCGGCTGGCGCTGGCCGCCGAAACGGTGTCCGAAGCGGACCGCCGCGAGGTGATCGCCGCGCGGCTGCCGGTGCACGAGTAG
- a CDS encoding VOC family protein, with product MTAKIEGIHHVKFPVRDLGRSQAWYERVLRLEVTHEFPDDDGVVRGVAGAIDGVPVALRVQKTAAAGLAGFDPVCFSIADRAAADAWIARLDELGVEHPPLFEATTGWMVRFHDPDGTEIRLYSLAKDDGVDHTGEQGYAQRVR from the coding sequence ATGACCGCGAAGATCGAGGGCATCCACCACGTCAAGTTCCCCGTGCGCGACCTGGGGCGCAGCCAGGCGTGGTACGAGCGCGTGCTGAGGCTCGAGGTCACCCACGAGTTCCCGGACGACGACGGCGTCGTGCGCGGGGTCGCCGGGGCGATCGACGGCGTGCCGGTGGCGTTGCGCGTGCAGAAGACGGCCGCCGCGGGGCTCGCCGGGTTCGACCCGGTCTGCTTCTCGATCGCCGACCGCGCGGCCGCCGACGCGTGGATCGCGCGGCTGGACGAGCTCGGCGTCGAGCACCCGCCGCTGTTCGAAGCCACCACCGGCTGGATGGTCCGCTTCCACGACCCCGACGGCACCGAAATCCGGCTCTACAGCCTGGCGAAGGACGACGGCGTCGACCACACCGGCGAGCAGGGCTACGCGCAGCGCGTCCGCTGA
- a CDS encoding DUF2277 domain-containing protein, translating to MCRNITTLRGLQPAATGEEIEAAARQYVRKVTGVQSLSDATREPFEAAVAEITEITTRLLEQLPERRQPPSTVPPLRRPEVQARIAAKALRQP from the coding sequence ATGTGCCGAAACATCACCACCCTGCGTGGGCTCCAGCCGGCCGCGACGGGCGAGGAGATCGAGGCCGCGGCCCGCCAGTACGTCCGCAAGGTCACCGGCGTGCAGTCGCTGTCGGACGCCACGCGCGAGCCGTTCGAGGCGGCGGTCGCCGAAATCACCGAAATCACCACCCGGCTGCTGGAGCAGCTGCCCGAGCGCCGCCAGCCGCCGTCGACCGTGCCGCCGCTGCGCCGCCCCGAGGTGCAGGCGCGGATCGCCGCGAAGGCCCTGCGCCAGCCGTGA
- a CDS encoding Ldh family oxidoreductase, producing the protein MPLRPRPFRSARAEPGILEEELPETPIPEQAWPRVRADELVTLVAHVFAAHGLPEARARIAAEALCHGDLTGSPENGVADLTRVHLPLLKNGLVVPHAEPLMIADRGAAALIDYRRALGLWAVGDAMDRAVTRAGRFGVGLVSLRGIGPFGRAGHHAARALPHAMIGLVLAAGGEPGQPMNPLGMAAPGGAYPEFVFDMDRPGPEAAGLTLLVEVLAGVLSGVADHEHDTGLLVLAIAPTTLRSADGFYRAASALFGSMLGWDGGAPIRYPGWREAQHLEQCRALGVPLAGPVRRELDALARSLGLPPLTSVG; encoded by the coding sequence GTGCCCCTCAGACCGCGCCCGTTCCGCTCCGCCCGCGCCGAACCCGGCATCCTCGAAGAAGAACTCCCGGAAACCCCGATCCCGGAACAGGCCTGGCCCCGCGTGCGGGCCGATGAACTGGTCACCCTCGTGGCACACGTCTTCGCCGCGCACGGTCTCCCCGAAGCGCGCGCCCGCATCGCTGCCGAAGCTCTTTGCCACGGCGATCTCACCGGCTCGCCGGAGAACGGGGTCGCCGACCTGACCCGCGTGCACCTGCCGCTGCTGAAGAACGGGCTCGTCGTGCCGCACGCCGAGCCGCTGATGATCGCCGACCGCGGGGCCGCCGCGCTGATCGACTACCGCCGCGCGCTCGGGCTCTGGGCCGTCGGCGACGCGATGGACCGGGCGGTGACGCGGGCCGGCCGCTTCGGCGTCGGGCTCGTCTCGCTGCGCGGCATCGGGCCGTTCGGCCGGGCCGGGCACCACGCCGCGCGGGCGCTGCCGCACGCCATGATCGGGCTGGTGCTGGCCGCCGGCGGGGAGCCCGGCCAGCCGATGAACCCGCTGGGCATGGCCGCGCCGGGCGGCGCGTACCCGGAGTTCGTTTTCGACATGGACCGCCCCGGTCCGGAAGCGGCCGGGCTGACCCTGCTGGTCGAGGTCCTCGCCGGGGTGCTCTCCGGCGTCGCCGACCACGAGCACGACACCGGCCTGCTGGTGCTGGCGATCGCGCCGACGACCCTGCGCAGCGCCGACGGCTTCTACCGCGCGGCGAGCGCGCTGTTCGGCAGCATGCTCGGCTGGGACGGCGGCGCACCGATCCGCTACCCCGGCTGGCGCGAGGCCCAGCACCTCGAGCAGTGCCGGGCGCTGGGCGTGCCACTGGCCGGGCCGGTGCGCCGCGAACTCGACGCCCTCGCCCGGTCGCTCGGGTTGCCGCCGCTGACCAGCGTCGGTTAG
- a CDS encoding RNA-binding S4 domain-containing protein, protein MSEPVDVPITGEPIRLGQFLKLAGLAEDGSHAKDLIDAEEVTVNGEVETRRGRQLTDGDVVAVGPDRGKVILVR, encoded by the coding sequence ATGAGCGAGCCCGTCGACGTACCCATCACCGGAGAGCCGATCCGGCTCGGCCAGTTCCTCAAGCTGGCCGGCCTCGCCGAGGACGGCTCCCACGCCAAGGACCTGATCGACGCCGAAGAGGTCACGGTCAACGGCGAGGTCGAGACCCGCCGCGGCCGCCAGCTGACCGACGGCGACGTCGTGGCGGTGGGCCCCGACCGCGGCAAGGTCATCCTGGTCCGCTAA
- a CDS encoding trypsin-like serine protease — MTVRRPAVLLTLAAIVLLGVTFVVVVAARPAQLADATTPELATVEAAPATDLPAVSSPAVGPLFAEGGHFCTASVVHSERGDVLLTAAHCIHNGEGGGYLSGVTFAPGYHDGVAPFGYWTVSDELVAPGWTASSDPDLDVGFATAHQAGTTKSLESLVGANLLATGTGFEQAITLTGYPDDSEVPAVCRNTTAKQDTYQLRVDCAGFPTGTSGGPWVAGLNPETRLGTVIGVIGGFELGGDDADTSYSSYFDTDVLALYRQTTART, encoded by the coding sequence ATGACCGTGCGGCGGCCGGCCGTCCTGCTCACCCTCGCCGCGATCGTGCTGCTCGGCGTGACCTTCGTCGTGGTCGTCGCCGCCCGGCCGGCGCAGCTCGCGGACGCGACGACACCGGAACTCGCCACGGTCGAGGCGGCCCCGGCGACCGACCTGCCCGCGGTGTCGAGTCCCGCGGTCGGCCCGCTGTTCGCCGAAGGGGGCCACTTCTGCACGGCCAGTGTCGTGCACAGCGAGCGGGGTGACGTGCTGCTGACCGCGGCCCACTGCATCCACAACGGCGAGGGCGGCGGCTACCTCAGCGGCGTCACCTTCGCGCCCGGCTACCACGACGGGGTCGCGCCGTTCGGCTACTGGACGGTGTCCGACGAGCTCGTCGCGCCGGGCTGGACCGCGTCCTCGGACCCGGACCTCGACGTCGGCTTCGCCACCGCGCACCAGGCGGGCACCACGAAGTCGCTGGAAAGCCTGGTCGGCGCGAACCTGCTGGCCACCGGTACCGGGTTCGAGCAGGCCATCACGCTCACCGGCTACCCGGACGACTCCGAGGTCCCCGCGGTCTGCCGGAACACCACCGCCAAGCAGGACACCTACCAGCTGCGGGTGGACTGCGCGGGCTTCCCGACCGGGACCAGCGGCGGCCCGTGGGTCGCCGGGCTGAACCCGGAAACCCGGCTCGGCACGGTCATCGGCGTCATCGGCGGCTTCGAGTTGGGCGGCGACGACGCCGACACGTCGTACTCGAGCTACTTCGACACCGACGTCCTCGCGCTCTACCGGCAGACGACCGCCCGCACCTGA
- a CDS encoding SDR family NAD(P)-dependent oxidoreductase: MKQFADKVVVVTGAGSGIGRALACEFARRGARVALSDVVTANAEETAELAGGNARAYTLDVADRSAVLAHAEDVADEFGAVNVVVNNAGVALGATVEEMTFEDYDWLMGINLGGVVNGTKAFLPHLIASGDGHVVNISSVFGFVGVPTQSAYNAAKFAVRGFTEALREEMLIARHPVAVSCVHPGGIKTNIVRNSRSAADDQEKAAQGFERIARTTPEKAAQTILRGIERKSARILIGPDAYFIDAVPRVLGSAYQRPLAALARLGLKHS, encoded by the coding sequence ATGAAGCAGTTCGCGGACAAGGTCGTGGTGGTCACCGGAGCCGGCTCGGGCATCGGCCGCGCGCTCGCGTGCGAGTTCGCCCGCCGCGGGGCCCGGGTCGCGCTGTCCGACGTCGTCACCGCGAACGCCGAGGAGACGGCCGAGCTCGCCGGCGGCAACGCCCGCGCGTACACCTTGGACGTCGCCGACCGCAGTGCCGTGCTCGCGCACGCCGAAGACGTCGCGGACGAGTTCGGGGCGGTCAACGTCGTCGTGAACAACGCGGGCGTGGCGCTCGGCGCGACCGTCGAGGAAATGACGTTCGAGGACTACGACTGGCTGATGGGCATCAACCTCGGCGGCGTCGTGAACGGCACCAAGGCGTTCCTGCCGCACCTGATCGCTTCCGGCGACGGGCACGTCGTCAACATTTCCAGCGTGTTCGGCTTCGTCGGCGTGCCGACGCAGAGCGCGTACAACGCGGCGAAGTTCGCGGTTCGCGGATTCACCGAAGCGCTGCGCGAGGAAATGCTGATCGCCCGGCACCCGGTCGCGGTGAGCTGCGTGCACCCGGGCGGGATCAAGACCAACATCGTGCGCAACTCCCGCAGTGCCGCCGACGACCAGGAAAAGGCCGCGCAGGGCTTCGAGCGGATCGCCCGCACGACACCGGAGAAGGCGGCGCAGACGATCCTGCGCGGGATCGAGCGGAAGTCGGCGCGGATCCTCATCGGACCGGACGCGTACTTCATCGACGCCGTTCCGCGTGTGCTCGGCTCGGCCTACCAGCGGCCGTTGGCGGCACTCGCCCGGCTCGGGCTGAAGCACAGCTAA